One window of Drosophila busckii strain San Diego stock center, stock number 13000-0081.31 chromosome 3L, ASM1175060v1, whole genome shotgun sequence genomic DNA carries:
- the LOC108598480 gene encoding spermine synthase isoform X2 encodes MAAQTILFDFTLSAESQTTTSAQRQEVAKVIRSELELLFPQLELGYVLETPENGYFAVLHENKETIVTIRIFKQGLLTINVEYYLPDGKEPLISFDTGKRLENAIALKLKARSGQKLPTLKRGDVARYFPSSDERIIEYDIDKLVYEARSPFQKIQIMHSKTLGNMLILDELQNIAESDLIYTETLMGRGVENYEGKEICILGGGDGALLYELLKEKPKYVVMLEIDELVMVACNKYLNSICGDVLEKRKSDNYEIIVGDCVEYMKKFIEDGRKFDYVFGDLTDIPISGAPIGECWDFIRTIFEHSFKLLKPDGKFLTHGNGTSCLESLELFEEQLRLLKPKVKYTTTKAFVPSFMEEWLFYQVTFA; translated from the exons atggCAGCGCAGACAATACTCTTTGATTTTACATTGAGCGCcgaaagccaaacaacaacatctGCCCAGCGCCAAGAGGTGGCCAAAGTTATACGCAGTGAATTGGAGCTGCTGTTCCCGCAGCTGGAGCTCGGCTACGTCTTGGAGACACCGGAGAATGGCTACTTTGCAGTGCTGCACGAGAACAAGGAAACAATTGTGACCATACGTATTTTCAAGCAAGGTTTGCTAACTATTAATGTGGAATACTATCTGCCTGATGGCAAGGAGCCACTCATATCCTTTGAT aCTGGCAAGCGTCTGGAAAATGCCATTGCCTTGAAATTGAAAGCCCGTTCGGGTCAGAAGTTGCCAACATTGAAGCGCGGCGATGTCGCCAGGTATTTTCCATCGTCAG ATGAGCGCATTATCGAGTATGATATTGATAAGCTTGTGTATGAGGCACGTTCGCCTTTTCAAAAGATTCAAATTATGCACTCCAAGACGCTGGGCAATATGCTAATACTCGATGAATTGCAGA ATATTGCCGAATCGGACTTGATTTATACTGAAACGCTGATGGGTCGCGGCGTGGAGAACTATGAGGGCAAGGAAATTTGCATACTCGGTGGCGGCGATGGCGCGCTGCTCTATGAGCTGCTCAAGGAGAAGCCCAAGTATGTGGTTATGCTGGAGATTGACGAGCTGGTCATGGTGGCCTGCAACAAGTACTTGAACTCCATTTGTGGCGATGTGCTGGAGAAACGCAAGTCGGACAACTATGAAATCATTGTGGGCGACTGTGTCGAGTATATGAAAAAGTTTATCGAAGATGGACGCAAGTTTGATTATGTCTTTGGCGATCTAACCGATATACCCATATCGGGTGCACCCATTGGCGAATGCTGGGATTTTATACGCACTATATTTGAGCATTCGTTCAAGCTGCTCAAGCCCGATGGCAAGTTCTTGACGCATGGCAACGGCACCAGCTGCTTGGAGTCGCTGGAGCTGTTCGAGGAGCAGCTGCGCTTGCTTAAGCCCAAGGTTAAGTATACCACAACCAAGGCGTTTGTGCCTTCGTTCATGGAAGAATGGCTGTTCTATCAAGTGACCTTCGCTTGA
- the LOC108598987 gene encoding uncharacterized protein LOC108598987, with protein MEVEAGKTLQLWCPSGFATHSANLLTASCVSGTTFKIDGSNYEFKELTCKSWPGFVALKTGAICNGGIVIRVGFKISESRFAEQMQICFNEQEEVTRYTRHQLFPGSNYYQTGVDRITFQTAGFFGGKNVDKLYTQATQLETINKDLGGNAGQYFDSASNVYLARGHLGAKADFDYAPEQRATFLFINAGPQWQVFNAGNWARVEDGLRSWVSKNKMNVNCYTGVYGVTTLPNKDGRETPLYLARDANNNGLIPVPMLYFRVVIEPSTHRGIVFVGVNNPHLTEAQIRKDYIICNDVSDQVNYINWKKTDIRAGWSYACEVADFLKTVKTLPALTAKGGLLV; from the coding sequence ATGGAAGTTGAAGCGGGCAAAACGCTGCAGCTTTGGTGCCCCAGCGGCTTTGCCACGCATAGCGCCAATCTGCTGACCGCCAGCTGTGTGAGCGGCACAACCTTCAAGATCGATGGCAGCAACTACGAGTTCAAGGAGCTCACCTGCAAATCCTGGCCAGGCTTTGTCGCTCTCAAAACAGGCGCCATCTGCAATGGCGGCATTGTGATACGCGTTGGCTTCAAGATCAGCGAGTCGCGCTTTGCCGAGCAAATGCAAATCTGCTTCAATGAGCAGGAGGAGGTCACGCGCTATACGCGTCATCAGCTCTTCCCGGGCAGCAACTACTACCAGACTGGTGTGGATCGCATTACCTTCCAGACTGCTGGTTTCTTTGGCGGCAAGAACGTGGACAAGCTTTACACTCAGGCCACACAGCTGGAGACCATCAACAAGGATCTGGGCGGCAATGCGGGCCAATATTTTGACTCCGCCAGCAATGTTTATTTGGCACGCGGTCATCTGGGCGCAAAGGCTGACTTTGACTATGCGCCCGAGCAGCGCGCCACCTTCCTCTTCATCAACGCCGGTCCACAGTGGCAGGTGTTCAATGCCGGCAACTGGGCGCGCGTTGAGGACGGCCTACGCTCCTGGGTGTCCAAGAACAAAATGAACGTCAACTGCTACACCGGTGTCTATGGTGTCACCACGCTGCCCAACAAGGATGGACGTGAGACGCCGCTGTATCTAGCGCGtgatgccaacaacaatggacTCATTCCTGTGCCCATGCTCTACTTCCGCGTCGTCATTGAGCCCTCCACGCATCGCGGCATTGTCTTTGTCGGCGTCAACAATCCTCACTTGACAGAGGCGCAGATACGCAAGGACTACATCATCTGCAATGATGTCAGCGATCAGGTCAACTACATTAACTGGAAGAAGACGGACATACGCGCTGGCTGGTCCTATGCCTGCGAGGTCGCCGATTTCCTCAAGACCGTCAAGACTTTGCCCGCGCTGACCGCCAAGGGTGGTCTGCTGGTCTAA
- the LOC108598306 gene encoding uncharacterized protein LOC108598306 isoform X1: protein MKSVILYPYGPLTGGTRCCRMLHAKNLAITSAIYTINISLLIVLIYSWRINANMHKSAELQDVYYGVQIAYFAIIGTQMSMILLSIVLIFGICRENPGLIVPWIIGYITFMALEAVAMVYSNVLRDHVNKQFDAMCKAEVAFFIARAFINVLAMWGVLRFYNLVRAGITWRGPEAKTAIFAPMYKSVSKSAAAAQLQAKRSKRRYSVEVESGCCAIFDFDFDYDEEQDDDDDDAQDSVGFDYDDYYEYYEDQDEQQLELDDADCSMLGAKPRRAAKSKTQRQRRTNNNIRSVLINKRHNKYKISRPQTQLEVINESERSAGSGSDENDSLLVAYDSSSSLASV, encoded by the exons ATGAAGTCCGTTATACTTTATCCATATGGACCGCTAACTGGCGGCACTCGCTGCTGtcgcatgttgcatgccaaaAATTTGGCCATTACAAGTGCAATTTACACAATA aaTATCTCACTTTTAATTGTGCTGATTTACTCTTGGCGCATCAATGCCAACATGCATAAATCTGCCGAGCTGCAGGATGTCTACTATG GTGTACAAATTGCATACTTTGCCATAATTGGCACACAAATGTCGATGATATTGCTCAGCATTGTGTTGATATTTGGCATTTGTCGG GAAAATCCCGGCCTAATTGTACCTTGGATAATTGGCTATATAACGTTTATGGCTTTGGAGGCTGTCGCCATGGTTTACTCGAATGTGCTGCGCGATCATGTGAACAAG caattCGATGCCATGTGCAAAGCTGAGGTGGCTTTTTTCATAGCTCGCGCTTTTATTAat GTGCTGGCAATGTGGGGCGTGCTACGCTTCTATAATCTGGTGCGAGCGGGCATCACTTGGCGCGGACCGGAG GCTAAGACCGCAATATTTGCACCCATGTACAAAAGCGTCAGCAAATCCGCAGCCGCTGCTCAGCTGCAGGCGAAGCGCTCCAAGCGACGCTACAGCGTTGAAGTCGAAAGCGGCTGCTGCGCCATATTCGACTTTGATTTCGACTACGATGAGGAgcaggatgatgatgatgatgatgcacaAGATAGTGTAGGCTTTGACTACGACGACTACTACGAGTACTATGAGGATcaggatgagcagcagctggagctggacgATGCCGACTGCAGCATGCTGGGCGCCAAGCCGCGACGCGCTGCCAAAAGCAAGACGCAGCGCCAGCGtcgcaccaacaacaacatacgCAGTGTGCTGATTAACAAGCGgcacaacaaatacaaaatcagTCGACCGCAGACGCAGCTGGAGGTCATCAATGAGTCGGAGCGCAGTgcgggcagcggcagcgatgAGAACGACTCGCTGCTGGTGGCGTATGACAGCAGCTCGTCGCTGGCGTCGGTTTGA
- the LOC108598480 gene encoding spermine synthase isoform X1 produces the protein MAAQTILFDFTLSAESQTTTSAQRQEVAKVIRSELELLFPQLELGYVLETPENGYFAVLHENKETIVTIRIFKQGLLTINVEYYLPDGKEPLISFDTLRTMELILRQKLDSDRSKYLPPIKRGGYIDIYMTSSDERIIEYDIDKLVYEARSPFQKIQIMHSKTLGNMLILDELQNIAESDLIYTETLMGRGVENYEGKEICILGGGDGALLYELLKEKPKYVVMLEIDELVMVACNKYLNSICGDVLEKRKSDNYEIIVGDCVEYMKKFIEDGRKFDYVFGDLTDIPISGAPIGECWDFIRTIFEHSFKLLKPDGKFLTHGNGTSCLESLELFEEQLRLLKPKVKYTTTKAFVPSFMEEWLFYQVTFA, from the exons atggCAGCGCAGACAATACTCTTTGATTTTACATTGAGCGCcgaaagccaaacaacaacatctGCCCAGCGCCAAGAGGTGGCCAAAGTTATACGCAGTGAATTGGAGCTGCTGTTCCCGCAGCTGGAGCTCGGCTACGTCTTGGAGACACCGGAGAATGGCTACTTTGCAGTGCTGCACGAGAACAAGGAAACAATTGTGACCATACGTATTTTCAAGCAAGGTTTGCTAACTATTAATGTGGAATACTATCTGCCTGATGGCAAGGAGCCACTCATATCCTTTGAT acCTTGCGTACAATGGAGCTTATCTTACGTCAAAAATTAGATTCTGATCGATCCAAGTATTTACCGCCGATTAAACGTGGTGGATATATTGACATATATATGACTAGCTCAG ATGAGCGCATTATCGAGTATGATATTGATAAGCTTGTGTATGAGGCACGTTCGCCTTTTCAAAAGATTCAAATTATGCACTCCAAGACGCTGGGCAATATGCTAATACTCGATGAATTGCAGA ATATTGCCGAATCGGACTTGATTTATACTGAAACGCTGATGGGTCGCGGCGTGGAGAACTATGAGGGCAAGGAAATTTGCATACTCGGTGGCGGCGATGGCGCGCTGCTCTATGAGCTGCTCAAGGAGAAGCCCAAGTATGTGGTTATGCTGGAGATTGACGAGCTGGTCATGGTGGCCTGCAACAAGTACTTGAACTCCATTTGTGGCGATGTGCTGGAGAAACGCAAGTCGGACAACTATGAAATCATTGTGGGCGACTGTGTCGAGTATATGAAAAAGTTTATCGAAGATGGACGCAAGTTTGATTATGTCTTTGGCGATCTAACCGATATACCCATATCGGGTGCACCCATTGGCGAATGCTGGGATTTTATACGCACTATATTTGAGCATTCGTTCAAGCTGCTCAAGCCCGATGGCAAGTTCTTGACGCATGGCAACGGCACCAGCTGCTTGGAGTCGCTGGAGCTGTTCGAGGAGCAGCTGCGCTTGCTTAAGCCCAAGGTTAAGTATACCACAACCAAGGCGTTTGTGCCTTCGTTCATGGAAGAATGGCTGTTCTATCAAGTGACCTTCGCTTGA
- the LOC108599291 gene encoding uncharacterized protein LOC108599291 isoform X3: MLQLKPFEEQFCSLAKSYELLRDSCPSATLSLDNFYPMLHWMLLLLCLYGVQQQHS; encoded by the exons atgCTGCAGCTCAAGCCGTTTGAGGAACAGTTTTGCAGCTTGGCCAAGAGCTATGAACTATTGCGGGACTCTTGCCCCAGCGCCACACTCAGCTTGGATAACTTTTATCCCATGCTGCactggatgctgctgctactctGCCTCTATGGCGTG caacagcaacattctTAG
- the LOC108598306 gene encoding uncharacterized protein LOC108598306 isoform X2, producing the protein MKSVILYPYGPLTGGTRCCRMLHAKNLAITSAIYTINISLLIVLIYSWRINANMHKSAELQDVYYGVQIAYFAIIGTQMSMILLSIVLIFGICRQFDAMCKAEVAFFIARAFINVLAMWGVLRFYNLVRAGITWRGPEAKTAIFAPMYKSVSKSAAAAQLQAKRSKRRYSVEVESGCCAIFDFDFDYDEEQDDDDDDAQDSVGFDYDDYYEYYEDQDEQQLELDDADCSMLGAKPRRAAKSKTQRQRRTNNNIRSVLINKRHNKYKISRPQTQLEVINESERSAGSGSDENDSLLVAYDSSSSLASV; encoded by the exons ATGAAGTCCGTTATACTTTATCCATATGGACCGCTAACTGGCGGCACTCGCTGCTGtcgcatgttgcatgccaaaAATTTGGCCATTACAAGTGCAATTTACACAATA aaTATCTCACTTTTAATTGTGCTGATTTACTCTTGGCGCATCAATGCCAACATGCATAAATCTGCCGAGCTGCAGGATGTCTACTATG GTGTACAAATTGCATACTTTGCCATAATTGGCACACAAATGTCGATGATATTGCTCAGCATTGTGTTGATATTTGGCATTTGTCGG caattCGATGCCATGTGCAAAGCTGAGGTGGCTTTTTTCATAGCTCGCGCTTTTATTAat GTGCTGGCAATGTGGGGCGTGCTACGCTTCTATAATCTGGTGCGAGCGGGCATCACTTGGCGCGGACCGGAG GCTAAGACCGCAATATTTGCACCCATGTACAAAAGCGTCAGCAAATCCGCAGCCGCTGCTCAGCTGCAGGCGAAGCGCTCCAAGCGACGCTACAGCGTTGAAGTCGAAAGCGGCTGCTGCGCCATATTCGACTTTGATTTCGACTACGATGAGGAgcaggatgatgatgatgatgatgcacaAGATAGTGTAGGCTTTGACTACGACGACTACTACGAGTACTATGAGGATcaggatgagcagcagctggagctggacgATGCCGACTGCAGCATGCTGGGCGCCAAGCCGCGACGCGCTGCCAAAAGCAAGACGCAGCGCCAGCGtcgcaccaacaacaacatacgCAGTGTGCTGATTAACAAGCGgcacaacaaatacaaaatcagTCGACCGCAGACGCAGCTGGAGGTCATCAATGAGTCGGAGCGCAGTgcgggcagcggcagcgatgAGAACGACTCGCTGCTGGTGGCGTATGACAGCAGCTCGTCGCTGGCGTCGGTTTGA
- the LOC108598306 gene encoding uncharacterized protein LOC108598306 isoform X3, with translation MHKSAELQDVYYGVQIAYFAIIGTQMSMILLSIVLIFGICRENPGLIVPWIIGYITFMALEAVAMVYSNVLRDHVNKQFDAMCKAEVAFFIARAFINVLAMWGVLRFYNLVRAGITWRGPEAKTAIFAPMYKSVSKSAAAAQLQAKRSKRRYSVEVESGCCAIFDFDFDYDEEQDDDDDDAQDSVGFDYDDYYEYYEDQDEQQLELDDADCSMLGAKPRRAAKSKTQRQRRTNNNIRSVLINKRHNKYKISRPQTQLEVINESERSAGSGSDENDSLLVAYDSSSSLASV, from the exons ATGCATAAATCTGCCGAGCTGCAGGATGTCTACTATG GTGTACAAATTGCATACTTTGCCATAATTGGCACACAAATGTCGATGATATTGCTCAGCATTGTGTTGATATTTGGCATTTGTCGG GAAAATCCCGGCCTAATTGTACCTTGGATAATTGGCTATATAACGTTTATGGCTTTGGAGGCTGTCGCCATGGTTTACTCGAATGTGCTGCGCGATCATGTGAACAAG caattCGATGCCATGTGCAAAGCTGAGGTGGCTTTTTTCATAGCTCGCGCTTTTATTAat GTGCTGGCAATGTGGGGCGTGCTACGCTTCTATAATCTGGTGCGAGCGGGCATCACTTGGCGCGGACCGGAG GCTAAGACCGCAATATTTGCACCCATGTACAAAAGCGTCAGCAAATCCGCAGCCGCTGCTCAGCTGCAGGCGAAGCGCTCCAAGCGACGCTACAGCGTTGAAGTCGAAAGCGGCTGCTGCGCCATATTCGACTTTGATTTCGACTACGATGAGGAgcaggatgatgatgatgatgatgcacaAGATAGTGTAGGCTTTGACTACGACGACTACTACGAGTACTATGAGGATcaggatgagcagcagctggagctggacgATGCCGACTGCAGCATGCTGGGCGCCAAGCCGCGACGCGCTGCCAAAAGCAAGACGCAGCGCCAGCGtcgcaccaacaacaacatacgCAGTGTGCTGATTAACAAGCGgcacaacaaatacaaaatcagTCGACCGCAGACGCAGCTGGAGGTCATCAATGAGTCGGAGCGCAGTgcgggcagcggcagcgatgAGAACGACTCGCTGCTGGTGGCGTATGACAGCAGCTCGTCGCTGGCGTCGGTTTGA
- the LOC108599291 gene encoding uncharacterized protein LOC108599291 isoform X1 — protein MLQLKPFEEQFCSLAKSYELLRDSCPSATLSLDNFYPMLHWMLLLLCLYGVLRSLIDLLQLSKRDKLKCYYIFSAATATFLGVTMGFFDLHLWLMLTYATINVAPFYMWPWLVYQTISAACAMFQLLSVVLWGHSEHKMSQAVDLSTTLAFISYVYFSKRMIDLMLNQHTAEVLMLWRAQN, from the exons atgCTGCAGCTCAAGCCGTTTGAGGAACAGTTTTGCAGCTTGGCCAAGAGCTATGAACTATTGCGGGACTCTTGCCCCAGCGCCACACTCAGCTTGGATAACTTTTATCCCATGCTGCactggatgctgctgctactctGCCTCTATGGCGTG CTACGCAGCTTAAtcgatttgctgcagctttctAAGCGCGACAAGCTCAAATGTTATTACATTttctcagcagcaacagcaacattctTAGGCGTGACCATGGGCTTCTTTGACTTGCATCTCTGGCTAATGCTCACCTATGCGACTATCAATGTTGCGCCGTTTTATATGTGGCCCTGGCTAGTCTATCAAACCATAAGCGCCGCGTGTGCAATGTTCCAGTTGCTGTCAGTTGTACTCTGGGGCCATTCGGAGCATAAGATGTCACAAGCTGTTGATCTATCGACTACGCTAGCGTTCATTAGCTATGTTTACTTTAGCAAAAGAATGATTGACCTAATGTTGAACCAGCATACAGCTGAGGTGCTTATGCTTTGGCgcgcacaaaattaa
- the LOC108598979 gene encoding uncharacterized protein LOC108598979: MRSSVLLASSVLLLLGCSQARIVPVEQELSWQEDAIELPQELEQPEIEGRAAGCSIKIRSTEMKNPQPLLLKPGTTEFYPFSASGYVDVANDKTIEFSCTSSLASPLSGKSVTAKCVGGTTFRIGDKNHDLSTISCSSWPAFVGRKSGARCNGGTTLINVGFELSGSRFAKQYDVCFNEDQEVTRYVYHTLDSGSNYYATGVDRINFATGGYFAGKNVDKLYTQAEQKKTIDQALGMDSSRYFDSPKNVFLARGHMGAKADFMFAPEQRATFLFINAAPQWQTFNAGNWARVEDGVRGWVTKNKKYVECWTGVWGVTTLPNKDGRQTDLYLAYDKNGNGLIPVPKIYFRVVIEPSTRKGIVFVGVNNPHLSLAEIKRDYVLCNDVSDRVNYINWKKTDINAGYSYACEVAEFRKKVTHLPEFSVSGLLV; this comes from the exons ATGCGTAGTTCAGTGCTATTGGCGAGCAGTGTCCTGCTGCTCCTTGGCTGCAGTCAGGCGCGCATAGTGCCCGTTGAGCAGGAGTTGTCATGGCAAGAGGATGCCATCGAGCTGCCGCAGGAGCTGGAGCAACCTGAAATTGAAGGCAGAGCAG CTGGCTGCTCCATTAAGATACGCAGCACGGAAATGAAGAATccacagccgctgctgcttaagcCCGGCACTACTGAGTTCTATCCCTTCAGCGCCAGCGGCTATGTTGATGTGGCCAATGACAAGACCATTGAGTTCAGCTGCACCAGCAGTTTGGCCTCGCCACTCTCTGGCAAATCGGTGACCGCCAAGTGCGTTGGTGGCACCACCTTCCGCATTGGCGACAAGAATCACGATCTGTCCACCATTAGCTGCAGCTCCTGGCCCGCCTTTGTGGGTCGCAAGTCCGGCGCACGTTGCAATGGCGGCACCACTCTGATCAATGTCGGCTTCGAGCTCAGCGGCTCGCGCTTTGCCAAGCAGTACGACGTGTGCTTCAATGAGGACCAAGAGGTCACCCGCTATGTGTATCATACACTTGACTCCGGCAGCAATTACTATGCCACCGGTGTGGATCGCATCAACTTCGCCACTGGCGGCTACTTTGCCGGCAAGAATGTGGACAAGCTGTACACGCAAGCGGAGCAGAAGAAGACCATTGACCAGGCCTTGGGCATGGACTCGTCACGCTACTTTGACTCACCCAAGAACGTGTTCCTCGCTCGCGGTCACATGGGCGCCAAGGCCGACTTTATGTTCGCGCCCGAGCAGCGCGCCACCTTCCTCTTCATCAATGCGGCGCCTCAATGGCAAACCTTCAATGCTGGCAACTGGGCGCGCGTCGAGGACGGCGTGCGTGGCTGGGTAACCAAGAATAAGAAGTATGTGGAGTGCTGGACTGGCGTGTGGGGCGTCACCACGCTGCCCAACAAGGATGGTCGCCAGACGGACTTGTATCTGGCCTACGATAAGAACGGCAATGGTTTGATACCTGTGCCCAAGATTTACTTCCGCGTCGTCATCGAGCCATCCACACGCAAGGGCATTGTCTTTGTGGGCGTCAATAATCCGCATTTGAGTCTGGCCGAGATCAAGCGCGACTATGTGCTGTGCAATGATGTCAGCGACAGAGTCAACTACATTAACTGGAAGAAGACGGACATCAACGCTGGTTACTCCTACGCCTGCGAGGTCGCCGAGTTCCGCAAGAAGGTCACACATCTGCCAGAATTCTCGGTCAGCGGTCTGCTGgtctaa
- the LOC108599291 gene encoding uncharacterized protein LOC108599291 isoform X2 — MLQLKPFEEQFCSLAKSYELLRDSCPSATLSLDNFYPMLHWMLLLLCLYGVQQQQHS, encoded by the exons atgCTGCAGCTCAAGCCGTTTGAGGAACAGTTTTGCAGCTTGGCCAAGAGCTATGAACTATTGCGGGACTCTTGCCCCAGCGCCACACTCAGCTTGGATAACTTTTATCCCATGCTGCactggatgctgctgctactctGCCTCTATGGCGTG cagcaacagcaacattctTAG
- the LOC108598071 gene encoding uncharacterized protein LOC108598071, translating to MSHWAINFRLPALHYKLGILLFEFQSDCALNLLRWSAASEHNYFTTNRFWLLLTQDLTQLQLLQDADIFIPPDSEVRVLFYPAAPPLAASLFDIYKVAAWKPLKLRLVAQHMRQPRHMLHALQQFGSAISYRQNLEGIVFNSAIVIAFPDVFTNIEDLTMRHIDTISKVNHRLMLELANRLNVSYNTFQTVNYGWRQPNGSFDGLMGRFQRYELDIAQLAIFMRLDRIALVSFVAETYRVRAGIMFRQPPLSAVANIFSMPFQLDVWISILILLIVTIVVLLLEMFFSPHNHDMHYLDSLNFVLGAMCQQGFYVNVRNRSARIIVFTTFVSAVFLFTSFSANIVALLQSPSDAIRSLGDLGQSPLEIGVQDTQYNKIYFTESTDPVELQAGYQIVSDTFSEPEKCGLMELEPFQLPMLAIPTRKNFPYKELFRRQLRWQREVSLVNREERKWIPQKPKCESGVGGFVSIGLTECRYAFGIFGCGAGLSFTLFLIELIWKHGNGILTYFKRLQQFISFN from the exons ATGAGCCACTGGGCTATCAACTTTAGGCTGCCCGCATTGCACTACAAATTGGGCATATTACTGTTTGAATTTCAAAGCGACTGCGCTTTGAATTTGCTACGCTGGTCTGCAGCCTCCGAGCATAATTATTTCACTACCAATCGCTTTTGGTTGCTGCTAACACAAGATttgacgcagctgcagctgctgcaggatGCGGACATTTTTATACCACCCGACAGCGAAGTTAGAGTTTTGTTTTATCCCGCTGCGCCGCCTTTGGCTGCCAGCTTGTTTGATATCTATAAGGTAGCCGCCTGGAAGCCGCTCAAGCTACGTCTAGTCGCTCAACATATGCGCCAGCCACGGCATATGCTGCACgctttgcagcaatttggctCCGCCATTAGCTACAGACAGAATCTGGAGGGCATTGTGTTTAATTCAGCCATAGTCATTGCCTTTCCGGATGTGTTTACCAACATTGAGGATCTAACCATGCGGCATATTGACACCATATCCAAAGTAAATCATCGTCTAATGCTTGAGCTGGCCAATCGCTTGAATGTTAGCTACAATACTTTTCAAACGGTCAACTATGGCTGGCGTCAGCCGAATGGCTCGTTTGATGGTCTCATGGGTCGTTTTCAGCGCTACGAACTGGACATTGCGCAGTTGGCCATATTCATGCGCCTGGATCGCATTGCTCTGGTCAGCTTTGTAGCCGAAACTTATCGCGTGCGTGCGGGCATTATGTTCAGACAGCCGCCGCTTTCCGCTGTGGCCAACATATTCTCCATGCCCTTTCAGCTGGATGTCTGGATATCCATACTCATTCTGCTGATTGTCACCATtgtcgtgctgctgctggaaatgTTCTTCTCGCCACACAACCACGATATGCACTATCTGGACTCGCTGAACTTTGTGCTCGGCGCCATGTGCCAGCAAGGATTCTATGTCAATGTGCGCAATCGCTCAGCTCGCATTATAGTGTTCACCACTTTTGTCTCAGCAGTGTTTCTCTTCACCTCCTTCTCAGCTAATAttgtggcgctgctgcagagTCCGTCCGATGCCATCAGATCGCTGGGAGATCTTGGGCAGTCGCCGCTTGAAATTGGCGTGCAGGATAcgcaatacaataaaatatattttacagaGTCTACGGATCCG GTGGAGCTGCAAGCGGGCTATCAAATTGTTAGCGATACCTTTAGCGAGCCCGAAAAGTGCGGACTCATGGAGCTGGAGCCGTTTCAACTGCCCATGCTGGCCATACCCACGCGCAAGAACTTTCCCTATAAGGAACTCTTTAGGCGACA aCTACGCTGGCAACGTGAGGTGAGTCTGGTGAATCGTGAGGAGCGCAAGTGGATACCACAGAAGCCAAAATGTGAGAGCGGCGTAGGTGGCTTTGTTTCTATTGGGCTAACTGAGTGTCGTTATGCTTTTGGTATTTTTGGCTGCGGTGCAGGCTTAAGCTTTACGCTCTTTCTCATTGAGCTAATTTGGAAACATGGCAACGGCATATTAACGTATTTTAAGCGGCTGCAGCAattcatttcttttaattag